A section of the Virgibacillus sp. NKC19-3 genome encodes:
- a CDS encoding lmo0954 family membrane protein: protein MKKFMLFVGGLVALIILLANLGPMVFLALSVWLLYVAFKQFVKSDSTAAKIGWVIVGLIVLSVALSNIFAVIGLVAAYALYLIYVGWKKDDSDPVVHVVHDDDPFTNFERQWSEINN from the coding sequence ATGAAGAAATTTATGTTGTTTGTCGGTGGGTTAGTTGCTTTGATCATCTTATTAGCTAACCTCGGACCAATGGTTTTTTTAGCCCTTAGTGTCTGGCTACTGTATGTCGCTTTTAAGCAATTCGTTAAGAGTGATTCAACAGCAGCAAAAATTGGATGGGTCATTGTTGGTTTGATTGTACTTAGCGTCGCTCTATCCAATATATTTGCGGTTATTGGCTTAGTGGCAGCATATGCACTGTATTTAATTTATGTCGGTTGGAAAAAGGATGACAGTGACCCGGTTGTACATGTGGTACATGATGATGACCCGTTTACCAATTTTGAAAGACAATGGTCGGAAATAAATAATTAA
- a CDS encoding LLM class flavin-dependent oxidoreductase — translation MKLSILDQSPISSGKTPQEALTATVELAKRADELGYTRYWVAEHHDLSGLASPAPDIMLGLIGSQTKRIRIGAGAVLLPHYKPYNVAERYNMLTTLFPGRVDLGIGRAPGGSAEVTMALSDNFLEQVRKMPESLTELLTFLYHDRDFPKDHMYSKITPAPVPSASPEVWLLGTSEKSAILAAEEGIPYAFGHFMTDKAGPSIVKKYHENVTVEHEKKAIIAVSVICAETTKAAQELALSHLLWKVQQGKGGGKDGVPSIEEAKGYDFSEKETETIRDMRNNTIIGNPVEVRQQLEELQMRYGTEEFMIVTITHSYEARKKSYELIAAEFGYTF, via the coding sequence ATGAAACTTAGTATATTAGACCAATCACCTATTTCATCTGGGAAAACCCCTCAAGAAGCATTAACGGCTACAGTTGAACTTGCGAAGAGAGCTGATGAATTAGGCTACACTCGGTATTGGGTTGCCGAGCATCATGATTTGTCAGGACTGGCGTCACCTGCTCCGGATATCATGCTGGGGCTTATTGGTTCACAAACGAAGCGGATTCGAATCGGCGCAGGAGCTGTATTATTGCCACATTATAAACCGTATAACGTTGCCGAAAGGTACAACATGCTGACCACACTATTTCCCGGTCGGGTGGATTTGGGTATTGGGCGAGCACCAGGTGGATCTGCAGAAGTTACCATGGCATTATCGGATAATTTTTTAGAGCAGGTTCGTAAAATGCCTGAATCGTTAACGGAGCTGTTAACCTTTTTATACCATGATCGGGATTTTCCAAAAGATCATATGTATTCCAAGATTACGCCGGCCCCAGTTCCATCCGCTTCACCTGAAGTTTGGTTACTCGGTACAAGTGAAAAAAGCGCCATTTTAGCAGCAGAAGAAGGGATACCGTATGCGTTTGGCCATTTCATGACGGACAAGGCCGGACCCAGTATTGTGAAGAAATATCATGAAAATGTGACGGTGGAGCATGAGAAAAAGGCAATTATTGCGGTATCTGTTATTTGTGCTGAAACCACTAAAGCAGCACAAGAGCTCGCATTAAGTCACTTGCTTTGGAAAGTTCAACAGGGAAAAGGTGGGGGAAAAGATGGTGTTCCTAGTATTGAGGAAGCGAAGGGATATGACTTTTCTGAGAAAGAGACAGAAACCATACGGGATATGCGAAATAATACGATCATCGGAAACCCCGTTGAGGTGAGGCAACAGCTAGAAGAACTACAAATGCGTTACGGGACAGAAGAATTCATGATTGTCACAATCACCCATAGTTATGAGGCAAGGAAAAAATCGTATGAATTGATTGCAGCAGAATTCGGCTATACATTTTAA
- a CDS encoding DUF1836 domain-containing protein, with product MKNMDDLLEALDLDNHLSFEEIPDIDLYMDQVIQLFENKFADSKRNDDEKVLTKTMINNYAKGKLFFPVQNKKYSKDHLILISMIYQMKGALSINDVKTTLDKLNTKLTEDDFDLQHLYKHYVKLSETNVDMFKEDLQTHKQEVNKEIVELEDTDAEYLQQLLMVATLTSMSNFYRRAAEKIVDEIGKKGEE from the coding sequence ATGAAGAATATGGATGATTTACTAGAAGCGTTGGACTTGGATAACCATTTATCCTTCGAAGAAATACCGGATATTGATTTGTACATGGATCAGGTTATACAATTATTTGAAAATAAATTTGCGGATTCCAAGCGCAATGATGATGAAAAGGTTTTGACGAAAACGATGATCAACAATTATGCCAAGGGTAAATTGTTTTTTCCCGTTCAAAATAAAAAATACTCCAAAGACCATCTGATTCTTATAAGCATGATTTATCAGATGAAGGGTGCGTTATCGATCAATGATGTGAAAACGACCTTGGATAAATTAAATACAAAATTGACGGAAGATGACTTTGATTTACAACATCTGTACAAGCATTATGTTAAGCTTTCGGAAACGAATGTGGATATGTTTAAGGAGGACCTTCAAACCCATAAACAGGAGGTTAACAAAGAGATAGTAGAATTGGAAGATACCGATGCGGAATACTTGCAACAGTTGTTGATGGTAGCAACCCTTACAAGTATGAGTAATTTTTACCGCAGAGCAGCAGAGAAAATCGTGGATGAAATTGGGAAAAAGGGAGAAGAATAG